One window of the Cherax quadricarinatus isolate ZL_2023a chromosome 41, ASM3850222v1, whole genome shotgun sequence genome contains the following:
- the Syx5 gene encoding syntaxin-5, producing MTTRRRRAGSESYVEELTVPGPAGTLSPHQQHAQPSQSQYNGYPQVVSAVNTTLQWSSPTNQAYYKKTDTVGPGGTVQIVSPHVQHTGQPWPVQASQPYFYTPQSDNTHPDKTLYGTDIKQWNSSGPNSNINQWSNIETLSQRTNSFVEHRNISACDWSSRGSPLPGVDDVDMASRDRTQEFIRIVRSQQGSYSNGVLPHHDAKRPRDLREYKDFMQRAKLIGRNISSTYAKLEKLTHLAKKRSLFDDSNDREIQELTGIIRHDLTSLTKQLSDVRNRSCIASPTGNNAHLQKHSTNLVGSLQSKVASITRMFKDVLEVRTENLKKQAERREQFTGGVVSGELPPGAVAGHHQGSVLLADEAAAAHTSIRESNSINGEVAINLGNGGAYHQQLQLMEEQDTYLQSRADTMRTIESTIVELGQMFTQLATMVKEQEELVHRIDANVGDAELNVEAAHSELLKYFKSVSSNRMLMIKVFGIMIVFFVIFVVFMA from the exons GTTGTTTCTGCTGTAAATACCACTCTCCAGTGGAGCTCGCCAACCAATCAAGCATACTATAAGAAGACAGATACTGTGGGCCCTGGTGGTACTGTCCAGATAGTAAGCCCACACGTACAGCATACAGGACAGCCTTGGCCAGTGCAGGCCTCTCAACCATACTTTTACACTCCCCAGAGTGATAATACGCACCCTGATAAAACACTTTATGGAACAGATATTAAGCAGTGGAATAGTAGTGGACCTAATAGTAACATTAATCAGTGGAGTAACATTGAAACCTTGAGTCAAAGAACCAATAGTTTTGTTGAACATAGAAATATAagtgcctgtgattggtcaagtAGAGGTTCACCCTTGCCTGGTGTTGACGACGTTGACATGGCATCCCGAGACCGTACTCAAGAGTTTATACGTATTGTGCGTTCACAACAAGGAAGTTATTCAAATGGTGTCTTGCCACATCATGATGCAAAGCGACCAAGAGATTTACGTGAATACAAAGATTTCATGCAGAGAGCCAA GCTGATTGGAAGAAATATTTCAAGCACTTATGCTAAATTGGAGAAATTAACACATT TGGCAAAGAAACGATCACTCTTTGATGATAGCAATGACCGAGAGATCCAAGAATTAACAGGAATCATTCGGCATGACTTGACTTCCCTCACAAAACAACTTAGTGATGTGCGTAATCGGTCTTGCATTGCTTCTCCAACTGGCAACAATGCTCACCTTCAGAAACACTCCACAAATTTAGTAGGATCATTACAAAGCAAGGTTGCTTCTATAACTCGAATGTTCAAGGATGTTCTGGAAGTTCGGACAGAG aaccTAAAGAAGCAAGCAGAACGTCGAGAGCAGTTTACAGGTGGAGTGGTGAGTGGAGAGCTTccacctggtgctgttgctggccaTCACCAGGGATCTGTTCTCTTAGCagatgaagcagcagcagctcacaCTTCTATTAGAGAATCAAATAGTATAAATGGTGAAGTAGCCATAAACTTGGGAAATGGTGGTGCTTACCATCAACAGCTACAGCTAATGGAAGAGCAGGATACATACCTACAGAGTCGTGCAGATACTATGCGCACTATTGAATCAACTATTGTTGAACTTGGTCAGATGTTCACACAGTTAGCCACCATGGTTAAGGAGCAAGAAGAACTAGTTCATAG AATTGATGCTAATGTAGGTGATGCTGAATTGAATGTTGAAGCTGCTCACTCGGAACTTCTTAAATATTTTAAGTCAGTCTCATCAAATCGAATGCTGATGATTAAAGTTTTTGGAATCATGATAGTCTTCtttgttatttttgttgtttTTATGGCATAA